The following are from one region of the Streptomyces fradiae genome:
- a CDS encoding histidine phosphatase family protein encodes MSVDTPRRIVLLRHAKADWPQTSDHERPLAERGRTDAPVAGRRLADTGIGFDLALCSTAVRTRETWKLAVHELPERPKTVYEDRLYEASLGELLAVVNETPETVDNLLLIGHNPGMHALADALSGASEGDALARMNRTGFPTSAFAVVSFNGSWKSVEHGMAGTLVEFWTPHD; translated from the coding sequence ATGAGCGTCGACACACCCCGCAGGATCGTGCTGCTCCGACACGCCAAGGCGGACTGGCCCCAGACCTCCGACCACGAGCGCCCGCTCGCCGAGCGCGGCCGCACCGACGCCCCCGTCGCGGGCCGCAGGCTCGCCGACACCGGCATCGGCTTCGACCTCGCCCTCTGCTCGACCGCCGTGCGCACCCGGGAGACCTGGAAGCTCGCCGTGCACGAGCTCCCCGAGCGCCCGAAGACGGTGTACGAGGACCGGCTGTACGAGGCCTCCCTCGGCGAGCTCCTCGCCGTGGTCAACGAGACCCCCGAAACCGTCGACAACCTGCTGCTCATCGGCCACAACCCGGGGATGCACGCACTCGCCGACGCCCTCTCCGGAGCGTCGGAGGGCGACGCGCTGGCCCGGATGAACCGCACCGGCTTCCCGACCTCCGCGTTCGCCGTCGTCAGCTTCAACGGCTCCTGGAAGTCGGTCGAGCACGGCATGGCGGGCACCCTGGTCGAGTTCTGGACCCCGCACGACTGA
- a CDS encoding SGM_5486 family transporter-associated protein, whose product MPVLEPNPPNGQKALLVILGAMLGITAIIAVIATFASP is encoded by the coding sequence ATGCCCGTACTCGAACCGAATCCCCCCAACGGCCAGAAGGCGCTCCTCGTCATCCTCGGCGCCATGCTCGGCATCACGGCGATCATCGCCGTCATCGCGACCTTCGCCTCGCCCTGA
- a CDS encoding CynX/NimT family MFS transporter yields the protein MPEEPQTLAPTRKQPHRSAVPDSPAPAGPARWVGALVAVGLVLAAFNLRPAITSLGALLEEVSVSLHMSGSVAGVLTSVPPLCFAVFGIAAPRLARRFGPAAVVCAGMAAIAAGLLLRSFADSTPAFLAASALALMGIALSNILMPVLVKRYFPDRVGSMTGLYSMALALGTSVAAAATVPLTGALGGGWRLGLGIWAVLAALAVLPWIPLIRGRAAGTGGAGQGAGGLGGYSGVGTGSGSGSSTGRAAAVGIPATPRVARSRTAWALAAFFGLQATGAYITMGWMPQIFRDAGVPASTAGVLLAVTMVMGVPLAFVIPRLASRLRHQGPIVVGLGLCGLAGYTGLYLAPAGGAWLWAVLLGVSNCSFPLALTMIGMRSRTGAGVVKLSAFAQSVGYLISIPGPLVVGVLYQHSGGWGLPVALMGGLMVPQMIVGVLAGRDRIVEDEC from the coding sequence ATGCCAGAGGAGCCGCAGACACTCGCCCCCACCAGGAAGCAGCCGCACCGCAGCGCCGTCCCTGATTCTCCCGCACCCGCCGGTCCCGCCCGCTGGGTCGGCGCGCTCGTCGCCGTCGGACTCGTCCTCGCCGCGTTCAACCTGCGCCCCGCGATCACCAGCCTCGGCGCCCTCCTCGAAGAGGTCAGCGTGAGCCTCCACATGAGCGGCAGTGTGGCCGGCGTCCTCACTTCCGTGCCGCCGCTCTGTTTCGCCGTCTTCGGCATCGCCGCCCCGCGGCTCGCCCGCCGCTTCGGCCCCGCGGCCGTGGTCTGCGCCGGCATGGCGGCGATCGCCGCCGGCCTGCTGCTGCGCTCCTTCGCCGACAGCACCCCGGCCTTCCTCGCCGCCAGCGCGCTCGCCCTCATGGGCATCGCGCTCAGCAACATCCTCATGCCGGTCCTGGTCAAGCGGTACTTCCCGGACCGCGTCGGCAGCATGACCGGCCTCTACTCGATGGCCCTCGCCCTCGGCACCTCCGTGGCCGCCGCCGCGACCGTGCCGCTGACCGGCGCCCTCGGCGGCGGCTGGCGGCTCGGCCTCGGCATCTGGGCGGTCCTCGCCGCCCTCGCCGTCCTGCCCTGGATCCCGCTGATCCGCGGCCGCGCGGCCGGTACGGGCGGGGCCGGTCAGGGAGCCGGCGGCCTCGGCGGCTACAGCGGAGTCGGAACCGGAAGCGGTAGCGGTAGCAGTACGGGCCGGGCGGCCGCCGTCGGGATCCCGGCCACCCCGCGGGTCGCCCGCAGCCGCACCGCCTGGGCCCTCGCCGCCTTCTTCGGCCTCCAGGCCACCGGCGCGTACATCACCATGGGCTGGATGCCGCAGATCTTCCGCGACGCCGGCGTCCCCGCCTCCACCGCGGGCGTGCTCCTCGCCGTCACCATGGTCATGGGCGTGCCGCTCGCCTTCGTCATCCCCCGCCTCGCCTCCCGGCTGCGCCACCAGGGCCCCATCGTCGTCGGCCTCGGCCTGTGCGGCCTCGCCGGCTACACCGGTCTCTATCTCGCGCCGGCCGGCGGCGCCTGGCTCTGGGCGGTCCTCCTCGGCGTCTCCAACTGCTCCTTCCCGCTCGCCCTCACCATGATCGGCATGCGCTCGCGCACCGGCGCCGGCGTCGTGAAGCTGTCCGCCTTCGCACAGAGCGTCGGCTACCTCATCTCCATCCCCGGCCCGCTCGTCGTCGGCGTCCTCTACCAGCACAGCGGCGGCTGGGGCCTGCCCGTCGCCCTCATGGGCGGCCTGATGGTCCCCCAGATGATCGTGGGCGTCCTCGCCGGCCGGGACCGCATCGTCGAGGACGAATGCTGA
- a CDS encoding FadR/GntR family transcriptional regulator has product MALGHPRRSGLSDQVITQLRNQITSGEWPVGTRIPTEPELVEQLGVARNTVREAVRALAHNGLLDIRQGSGTYVVATSELAGVMHRRFAGSDPRDVAELRATLESSAARLAAQRRTDRDLGQLDALLARREEAWAARDAEEFVTADAAFHHAVVVASHNEVLTELYSDLGHVLRSWLREDVGPELRPENHMDHARLVAAIHEGDAERAATEAAGYPFMCLRSPEPPARG; this is encoded by the coding sequence ATGGCCCTCGGGCATCCGCGGCGCAGCGGACTCTCCGACCAGGTGATCACCCAGCTGCGGAACCAGATCACCTCGGGCGAGTGGCCGGTCGGCACCCGCATCCCGACCGAGCCCGAGCTCGTCGAACAGCTCGGGGTGGCCCGTAACACCGTGCGCGAGGCGGTCCGCGCGCTCGCCCACAACGGGCTGCTCGACATCCGGCAGGGCTCCGGCACCTATGTGGTGGCGACCAGTGAGCTGGCCGGGGTGATGCACCGCAGGTTCGCCGGCTCCGACCCGCGTGACGTGGCCGAACTGCGCGCCACCCTGGAGTCCTCGGCGGCCCGGCTTGCCGCACAGCGCCGCACCGACCGGGACCTGGGGCAGCTGGACGCGCTGCTCGCCCGCCGCGAGGAGGCCTGGGCGGCGCGCGACGCGGAGGAGTTCGTGACCGCGGACGCGGCCTTCCACCACGCGGTCGTGGTGGCCTCGCACAACGAGGTGCTGACCGAGCTCTACTCGGACCTGGGGCACGTGCTGCGCTCCTGGCTGCGCGAGGACGTGGGCCCGGAGCTGCGCCCGGAGAACCACATGGACCACGCGCGCCTGGTGGCGGCGATCCACGAGGGCGACGCCGAGCGGGCGGCGACCGAGGCGGCCGGCTATCCCTTCATGTGCCTCAGGAGCCCAGAGCCGCCGGCTCGTGGGTGA
- the fabI gene encoding enoyl-ACP reductase FabI, with amino-acid sequence MAGILEGKKILITGVLMESSIAFHAAKLAQEQGAEIILTAWPRPTLTERIAKKLPHPDKVKVLELDVSNDEHLARLEGQVREQLGDRLDGIVHSIGFAPQDALGGNFLNTPFESVATAMHVSAFSLKSLTMALLPLMTEGGSVVGLTFDAQFAWPQYDWMGPAKAALEATNRYMARDLGERNIRCNLISAGPIGSMAAKSIPGFSELAAVWDSRSPLEWKLEDPEPAGRGIVALLSDWFPKTTGEIIHVDGGLHAIGA; translated from the coding sequence ATGGCTGGAATCCTCGAGGGCAAGAAGATCCTCATCACCGGTGTGCTGATGGAGTCCTCCATCGCCTTCCACGCCGCGAAGCTGGCCCAGGAGCAGGGCGCGGAGATCATCCTCACCGCCTGGCCCCGGCCGACGCTGACCGAGCGCATCGCCAAGAAGCTGCCCCACCCGGACAAGGTCAAGGTCCTGGAGCTCGACGTCTCCAACGACGAGCACCTCGCCCGTCTGGAGGGCCAGGTCCGCGAGCAGCTGGGCGACCGCCTCGACGGCATCGTGCACTCCATCGGCTTCGCCCCGCAGGACGCCCTCGGCGGCAACTTCCTCAACACGCCGTTCGAGTCCGTCGCCACCGCCATGCACGTCTCGGCCTTCTCCCTGAAGTCCCTGACCATGGCGCTGCTGCCGCTGATGACCGAGGGCGGTTCCGTCGTCGGCCTCACCTTCGACGCGCAGTTCGCCTGGCCTCAGTACGACTGGATGGGCCCGGCCAAGGCCGCCCTGGAGGCCACCAACCGCTACATGGCGCGTGACCTGGGCGAGCGGAACATCCGCTGCAACCTGATCTCCGCCGGCCCGATCGGCTCCATGGCCGCGAAGTCCATCCCGGGCTTCAGCGAGCTCGCCGCCGTCTGGGACTCCCGCTCCCCGCTGGAGTGGAAGCTGGAGGACCCGGAGCCGGCCGGCCGCGGCATCGTCGCGCTGCTCTCCGACTGGTTCCCGAAGACCACCGGCGAGATCATCCACGTGGACGGCGGTCTGCACGCGATCGGCGCCTGA
- the fabG gene encoding 3-oxoacyl-[acyl-carrier-protein] reductase, giving the protein MSRSVLVTGGNRGIGLAIARAFAEAGDKVAITFRSGDPAELEKQGFLAVKCDITDSEQVEQAYKEIEEKHGPVEVLVANAGVTKDQLLMRMSEEDFTSVLDTNLTGTFRVVKRANRGMLRAKKGRVVLISSVVGLLGSAGQANYAASKAGLVGFARSLARELGSRNITFNVVAPGFVDTDMTAVLTDEQRAGIVSQVPLGRYAQPEEIAAAVKFLASDDASYITGAVIPVDGGLGMGH; this is encoded by the coding sequence TTGAGCCGCTCGGTTCTCGTCACCGGAGGCAACCGGGGCATCGGCCTCGCGATTGCCCGCGCGTTCGCCGAGGCCGGCGACAAGGTCGCGATCACGTTCCGCTCGGGCGACCCCGCGGAGCTGGAGAAGCAGGGCTTCCTCGCCGTCAAGTGCGACATCACCGACTCCGAGCAGGTGGAGCAGGCCTACAAGGAGATCGAGGAGAAGCACGGCCCGGTCGAGGTCCTCGTCGCCAACGCCGGCGTGACCAAGGACCAGCTCCTCATGCGCATGTCCGAGGAGGACTTCACGTCCGTCCTCGACACCAACCTCACCGGCACCTTCCGGGTCGTGAAGCGCGCCAACCGCGGCATGCTGCGCGCCAAGAAGGGCCGCGTCGTGCTGATCTCCTCCGTCGTCGGCCTGCTCGGCTCGGCGGGCCAGGCGAACTACGCCGCCTCGAAGGCCGGCCTGGTCGGTTTCGCGCGGTCCCTCGCCCGGGAGCTCGGCTCGCGCAACATCACCTTCAACGTCGTCGCGCCCGGTTTCGTCGACACCGACATGACCGCGGTGCTCACCGACGAGCAGCGCGCCGGCATCGTCTCCCAGGTCCCGCTGGGCCGCTACGCCCAGCCCGAGGAGATCGCCGCCGCGGTGAAGTTCCTCGCCTCGGACGACGCCTCGTACATCACTGGAGCCGTCATCCCGGTTGACGGCGGACTGGGAATGGGTCACTGA
- a CDS encoding TldD/PmbA family protein: MQSGTHSLDEGFTRLPLRALADAALARARALGAEHADFRLERVRSAAWRLRDAKPSGSSDTTDLGYAVRVVHGGAWGFASGVDLTMDGAARVASQAVAMAKLSAKVIAAAGSDERVELAEEPVHADKVWISSYEIDPFAISAEEKSGLLAEWSERLLRAEGVAHVDASLLTVFENKFYADTAGTVTTQQRVRLHPQLTAVAVDASTGEFDSMRTLAPPVGRGWEYLTGTGWDWDKELDEIPGLLAEKMRAPSVEAGRYDLVVDPSNLWLTIHESIGHATELDRALGYEAAYAGTSFATFDQLGKLEYGSSIMNVTGDRTAEHGLATVGYDDEGVEGQSWDLVKDGTLVGYQLDRRIAKLTGLGRSNGCAFADSPGHVPVQRMANVSLQPDPGGLSTEDLIGGVERGIYVVGDRSWSIDMQRYNFQFTGQRFFRIENGRLAGQLRDVAYQATTTDFWGSMEQVGGPQTYVLGGAFNCGKAQPGQVAAVSHGCPSALFRGVNILNTTQEAGR, encoded by the coding sequence GTGCAATCTGGGACCCATTCCCTCGACGAGGGCTTCACCCGGCTTCCGTTGCGGGCACTGGCCGACGCGGCGCTCGCCCGGGCCCGGGCGCTCGGCGCCGAGCACGCCGACTTCCGCCTGGAGCGGGTGCGCAGCGCCGCGTGGCGGCTGCGCGATGCCAAGCCCTCGGGGTCGTCGGACACCACGGACCTCGGCTACGCGGTGCGGGTGGTGCACGGCGGCGCGTGGGGGTTCGCGTCCGGCGTGGACCTGACCATGGACGGGGCCGCGCGGGTCGCCTCGCAGGCGGTGGCCATGGCCAAGCTGTCCGCGAAGGTGATCGCGGCGGCGGGGTCGGACGAGCGCGTGGAGCTGGCCGAGGAGCCGGTGCACGCCGACAAGGTGTGGATCTCCTCGTACGAGATCGACCCCTTCGCCATCTCCGCCGAGGAGAAGAGCGGGCTGCTCGCCGAGTGGAGCGAGCGGCTGCTGCGGGCCGAGGGCGTGGCGCACGTGGACGCCTCGCTGCTCACGGTCTTCGAGAACAAGTTCTACGCGGACACGGCGGGCACCGTCACCACCCAGCAGCGGGTCCGGCTGCACCCGCAGCTCACGGCGGTCGCGGTGGACGCGTCGACCGGCGAGTTCGACTCGATGCGGACGCTCGCGCCGCCGGTCGGGCGGGGCTGGGAGTATCTGACGGGCACCGGCTGGGACTGGGACAAGGAGCTCGACGAGATCCCCGGGCTGCTCGCCGAGAAGATGCGCGCGCCGAGCGTCGAGGCCGGGCGTTACGACCTGGTCGTGGACCCGTCCAACCTGTGGCTGACCATCCACGAGTCGATCGGCCACGCCACCGAGCTGGACCGGGCGCTCGGTTACGAGGCGGCGTACGCGGGCACCTCCTTCGCCACCTTCGACCAGCTGGGCAAGCTGGAGTACGGCTCCTCGATCATGAACGTGACGGGTGACCGGACCGCCGAGCACGGCCTGGCGACCGTCGGGTACGACGACGAGGGCGTCGAGGGGCAGAGCTGGGACCTGGTGAAGGACGGCACGCTCGTCGGCTACCAGTTGGACCGCCGGATCGCGAAGCTGACCGGCCTCGGGCGCTCCAACGGCTGCGCCTTCGCCGACTCCCCCGGCCATGTGCCGGTGCAGCGGATGGCGAACGTGTCGCTGCAGCCGGATCCGGGCGGGCTGTCCACGGAGGACCTGATCGGCGGCGTGGAGCGCGGCATCTATGTGGTCGGCGACCGGTCCTGGTCGATCGACATGCAGCGCTACAACTTCCAGTTCACCGGGCAGCGCTTCTTCCGCATCGAGAACGGGCGGCTCGCGGGCCAGCTGCGGGACGTCGCGTACCAGGCGACGACCACCGACTTCTGGGGCTCCATGGAGCAGGTCGGCGGCCCGCAGACGTACGTCCTCGGCGGCGCGTTCAACTGCGGCAAGGCCCAGCCGGGCCAGGTCGCCGCGGTCTCGCACGGCTGCCCGTCCGCCCTGTTCCGGGGTGTGAACATCCTTAACACGACGCAGGAGGCCGGTCGATGA
- a CDS encoding metallopeptidase TldD-related protein, with protein MSRVSKPYEIVERALELSRADGCVVIADEESSANLRWAGNALTTNGVTRGRTLTVIATVDGAQGAASGVVSRSAVTADDLEPLVRAAEEAARAAGPAEDAQPLIEGVPVSPDFTDAPAETSSAVFDAFAPALGEAFARARAGGRELYGFANHELTSSYLGTSTGLRLRHDQPNGTLELNAKSPDRTRSAWAGRSTRDFKDVDPAALDAELATRLGWAERRIDLPAGRYETLLPPTAVADLMIYQLWSAAARDAAEGRTVFSKPGGGTRIGETLSPLPLSLRSDPHAPGLESAPFVIAHSSGDDSSVFDNGLPVGPVDWVRDGKLAHLVTTRHTAGLTGLPMAPAAGNLILDGGGEKSLEEMVAATERGLLLTCLWYIREVDPATLLLTGLTRDGVYLVENGEVVGEVNNFRFNESPVDLLSRATEAGRTEQTLPREWSDWFTRAAMPALRVPDFNMSSVSKGV; from the coding sequence ATGAGCCGCGTCAGCAAGCCGTACGAGATCGTCGAGCGGGCCCTTGAGCTGTCCCGTGCCGACGGGTGTGTCGTCATCGCCGACGAGGAGTCCTCGGCCAATCTGCGCTGGGCCGGCAACGCGCTCACCACCAACGGGGTGACCCGGGGCCGCACCCTCACCGTGATCGCGACCGTGGACGGCGCCCAGGGCGCGGCCTCCGGTGTGGTGTCGCGTTCGGCGGTGACCGCGGACGACCTGGAGCCGCTGGTGCGCGCGGCCGAGGAGGCGGCGCGGGCGGCCGGGCCGGCCGAGGACGCGCAGCCGCTGATCGAGGGCGTGCCGGTGTCGCCGGACTTCACCGACGCCCCGGCCGAGACCTCCTCGGCGGTCTTCGACGCCTTCGCGCCGGCGCTCGGCGAGGCCTTCGCACGCGCGCGTGCGGGCGGCCGCGAGCTGTACGGCTTCGCCAACCACGAGCTGACCTCCAGCTACCTCGGCACGTCGACCGGGCTCCGGCTGCGGCACGACCAGCCGAACGGCACCCTGGAGCTCAACGCCAAGTCCCCGGACCGGACCCGCTCCGCGTGGGCCGGGCGCTCGACCCGGGACTTCAAGGACGTCGACCCGGCCGCGCTCGACGCCGAGCTGGCCACCCGGCTCGGCTGGGCGGAGCGGAGGATCGACCTGCCGGCCGGGCGGTACGAGACGCTGCTGCCACCGACCGCCGTGGCCGACCTGATGATCTACCAGCTGTGGTCGGCGGCGGCCCGGGACGCGGCCGAGGGCCGCACGGTCTTCTCCAAGCCCGGCGGCGGCACCCGGATCGGCGAGACCCTGTCGCCGCTCCCGCTGTCCCTGCGCAGCGACCCGCACGCGCCGGGCCTGGAGTCCGCGCCGTTCGTGATCGCGCACAGCTCGGGCGACGACTCCTCCGTCTTCGACAACGGTCTGCCGGTCGGTCCGGTCGACTGGGTACGGGACGGGAAGCTGGCCCATCTGGTCACCACCCGGCACACCGCGGGGCTCACCGGGCTGCCGATGGCGCCGGCCGCCGGGAACCTGATCCTGGACGGCGGCGGCGAGAAGTCCCTGGAGGAGATGGTCGCGGCGACCGAGCGCGGTCTCCTTCTCACCTGCCTCTGGTACATCCGCGAGGTCGACCCGGCCACGCTGCTGCTCACCGGTCTCACCCGGGACGGCGTCTACCTGGTCGAGAACGGCGAGGTGGTCGGCGAGGTGAACAACTTCCGGTTCAACGAGTCGCCGGTCGACCTGCTGTCCCGGGCCACCGAGGCGGGCCGCACCGAGCAGACGCTGCCGCGCGAGTGGAGCGACTGGTTCACCCGGGCCGCGATGCCCGCCCTGCGGGTGCCGGACTTCAACATGAGCTCGGTCAGCAAGGGCGTCTGA
- the tyrS gene encoding tyrosine--tRNA ligase → MTDIVDELKWRGLFAQSTDEEALRKALADGPVTFYCGFDPTAASLHVGHLVQVLTVRRLQQAGHRPLALVGGATGQIGDPRPTAERTLNDPETVANWVNRLRSQIEPFLSFEGENAAVMVNNLDWTAGMSAIEFLRDIGKHFRVNKMLTKDSVARRLESEQGISYTEFSYQLLQGMDFLELYRRHGCTLQQGGSDQWGNLVAGLDLIHKLEPEAQVHALATPLMVKADGTKFGKTEGGAVWLDPEMTTPYAFYQFWLNVDDRDISTYMRILSFKSREELEEMEKQTAERPQARAAQRALAEELTTLVHGADQCRAVIDASKALFGQGELGELDEATLAAALSELPHARVAELGQVVDLFAEVGLVASKSAARRTVKEGGAYVNNVKVTAEDAVVTADELLHGRWLVLRRGKKNLAAIEVGA, encoded by the coding sequence GTGACGGACATCGTCGACGAGCTGAAGTGGCGTGGGCTCTTCGCCCAGTCCACCGACGAGGAGGCCTTGCGCAAGGCCCTCGCGGACGGTCCCGTCACGTTCTATTGCGGTTTCGACCCGACCGCGGCCAGTCTCCACGTCGGCCACCTGGTCCAGGTCCTCACCGTCCGCCGGCTCCAGCAGGCCGGGCACCGGCCGCTGGCGCTCGTCGGCGGGGCCACCGGCCAGATCGGCGACCCGCGGCCGACCGCAGAGCGCACCCTGAACGACCCGGAGACGGTCGCGAACTGGGTGAACCGGCTGCGTTCGCAGATCGAGCCGTTCCTGTCCTTCGAGGGCGAGAACGCCGCGGTCATGGTGAACAACCTGGACTGGACCGCCGGCATGTCGGCGATCGAGTTCCTGCGGGACATCGGCAAGCACTTCCGGGTCAACAAGATGCTGACCAAGGACTCCGTGGCCCGGCGCCTGGAGTCCGAGCAGGGCATCAGCTACACCGAGTTCAGCTACCAGCTGCTCCAGGGCATGGACTTCCTGGAGCTGTACCGGCGGCACGGCTGCACGCTGCAGCAGGGCGGCTCCGACCAGTGGGGCAACCTGGTGGCCGGCCTCGACCTGATCCACAAGCTGGAGCCGGAGGCGCAGGTCCACGCCCTGGCGACGCCGCTGATGGTGAAGGCCGACGGCACCAAGTTCGGCAAGACCGAGGGCGGCGCCGTCTGGCTGGACCCGGAGATGACCACGCCGTACGCGTTCTACCAGTTCTGGCTGAACGTCGACGACCGTGACATCTCCACGTACATGCGGATCCTGTCCTTCAAGTCCCGCGAGGAGCTTGAGGAGATGGAGAAGCAGACGGCGGAGCGGCCGCAGGCGCGCGCCGCGCAGCGCGCGCTCGCCGAGGAGCTCACCACCCTGGTGCACGGCGCCGACCAGTGCCGGGCCGTGATCGACGCGTCGAAGGCGCTGTTCGGCCAGGGCGAGCTCGGTGAGCTCGACGAGGCCACGCTGGCCGCGGCCCTCTCCGAGCTGCCGCACGCGCGCGTGGCGGAGCTCGGCCAGGTCGTCGACCTGTTCGCCGAGGTCGGTCTGGTGGCCAGCAAGTCGGCCGCCCGCCGCACGGTGAAGGAGGGCGGCGCCTACGTGAACAACGTGAAGGTGACCGCCGAGGACGCCGTCGTGACGGCGGACGAGCTGCTGCACGGCCGCTGGCTGGTGCTGCGCCGGGGCAAGAAGAACCTGGCGGCGATCGAGGTCGGCGCCTAG
- a CDS encoding GlsB/YeaQ/YmgE family stress response membrane protein, whose amino-acid sequence MSWLWAIIVGFVLGLIAKAILPGKQQIPLWLTTVFGILGSVLGNAVATWIGVNDTRGIDWTRHLLQLIGAVAVVGVGDMLWASIKGGRQRA is encoded by the coding sequence ATGAGTTGGTTGTGGGCGATCATTGTGGGCTTCGTCCTGGGACTGATCGCCAAGGCGATCCTGCCGGGCAAGCAGCAGATCCCGCTGTGGCTGACGACCGTGTTCGGCATTCTGGGCAGTGTGCTCGGCAACGCGGTCGCGACCTGGATCGGGGTCAACGACACCAGGGGCATCGACTGGACCCGTCACCTCCTGCAGCTCATCGGTGCCGTCGCCGTGGTCGGCGTGGGCGACATGCTGTGGGCCTCGATCAAGGGCGGCAGACAGCGGGCCTGA
- a CDS encoding DUF3099 domain-containing protein has protein sequence MLKHGGGEVFRITGARQGLAEDVRGRQRRYVISMSIRTLSVIAAASLWNVERYVAIVALVIGAVLPYIAVVIANAGRENAPSLPSTFVPTPLRPALTAKPSKDAESDTGTATPSDHTA, from the coding sequence ATGCTGAAGCATGGCGGTGGCGAGGTCTTCCGGATCACCGGGGCCCGGCAGGGCCTTGCCGAGGACGTGCGCGGGCGGCAGCGCCGGTACGTGATCTCGATGTCGATCCGCACCCTCTCGGTGATCGCCGCGGCCTCGCTGTGGAACGTGGAGCGGTACGTGGCGATCGTGGCGCTGGTGATCGGCGCCGTGCTCCCGTACATCGCGGTGGTGATCGCCAACGCCGGCCGGGAGAACGCCCCGTCCCTCCCGTCCACGTTCGTCCCGACTCCGCTGCGGCCGGCGCTGACGGCGAAGCCCTCGAAGGATGCCGAATCGGACACCGGAACGGCGACGCCGAGCGATCACACAGCGTGA
- the moaA gene encoding GTP 3',8-cyclase MoaA, with protein sequence MLIDTYGRVATDLRVSLTDRCNLRCTYCMPEEGLQWLAKPDLLTDDEIVRLVRIAVTELGVTEVRFTGGEPLLRPGLVGIVERCAALAPRPKLSLTTNGIGLKRTAAALKAAGLDRVNVSLDTLRPEVFKTLTRRDRHHDVLDGMAAARDAGLTPVKINAVLMPGLNDDEAPDLLAWAMEQSYELRFIEQMPLDAQHGWKRDGMITAGDILESLRTRFTLDAEGAGERGSAPAERWVVDGGPHTVGVIASVTRPFCRACDRTRLTADGQVRTCLFATEETDLRAALRSDAPDAVIAEIWKKAMWGKKAGSGLDDPDFLQPDRPMSAIGG encoded by the coding sequence GTGCTCATCGACACCTACGGCCGCGTGGCCACCGACCTGCGGGTCTCCCTCACGGACCGGTGCAATCTGCGCTGCACCTACTGCATGCCGGAAGAGGGCCTGCAGTGGCTGGCCAAGCCCGATCTGCTCACCGACGACGAGATCGTCCGGCTGGTCCGGATCGCCGTCACCGAGCTCGGCGTCACCGAGGTCCGCTTCACCGGCGGCGAGCCGCTGCTCCGCCCCGGCCTCGTCGGCATCGTCGAGCGCTGCGCCGCCCTCGCCCCCCGCCCCAAGCTGTCGCTGACCACCAACGGCATCGGACTCAAGCGCACCGCCGCCGCCCTCAAGGCGGCCGGCCTCGACCGGGTCAACGTCTCGCTCGACACCCTGCGCCCCGAGGTCTTCAAGACCCTCACCCGCCGCGACCGGCACCACGACGTCCTCGACGGCATGGCCGCCGCCCGCGACGCCGGCCTCACCCCGGTCAAGATCAACGCCGTCCTGATGCCCGGGCTCAACGACGACGAGGCCCCCGACCTGCTCGCCTGGGCCATGGAGCAGAGTTACGAGCTCCGCTTCATCGAGCAGATGCCGCTCGATGCCCAGCACGGCTGGAAGCGCGACGGCATGATCACCGCCGGGGACATCCTGGAGTCGCTCCGCACCCGCTTCACCCTCGACGCCGAGGGCGCCGGCGAGCGCGGCTCCGCCCCCGCCGAGCGCTGGGTCGTCGACGGCGGCCCGCACACCGTCGGCGTCATCGCCTCCGTGACCCGCCCCTTCTGCCGCGCCTGCGACCGCACCCGCCTCACCGCCGACGGCCAGGTCCGCACCTGTCTGTTCGCCACCGAGGAGACGGACCTGCGGGCGGCACTGCGCTCGGACGCGCCCGACGCGGTGATCGCCGAGATCTGGAAGAAGGCCATGTGGGGCAAGAAGGCCGGCTCCGGCCTCGACGACCCGGACTTCCTCCAGCCGGATCGCCCGATGTCGGCGATCGGCGGCTGA